From the genome of Spinacia oleracea cultivar Varoflay chromosome 2, BTI_SOV_V1, whole genome shotgun sequence, one region includes:
- the LOC110775921 gene encoding uncharacterized protein, with translation MLNLFNIKTLGGWTDESYDLLLEKLHDILPDENDIPKSTYYAKKRMCPLGLEYIRIHACPNDCVLYRKEYENLDACPKCGVSRYKRKGSNPNRKKWPPAKVLWYLPIIPRFKRLFSIKEEAKNLVWHDEGRKKDGNIRHPADALQWKHIDETFPEFGKEARNLRLALSTDGMNPYGTLSCQHSTWPVLLSIYNLPPWLCMKQKYIMLALLISGPKQPGHDIDVYLAPLIEDLKLLWEEGVPVFDADTSTTFTLRAMIFCTINDFPAYGNLSGYKNKGEKACPICEEEMIPQRLKHCGKNVYMHTRRLLRRDHPYRNKKKEFNGHKEKRTIREPLTGVELYEKIKDVETIYGKHNTPTTKKGFLWKKVSVFWSLAYWKHLSVRHCLDVMHIEKNVCDSIIGTLLNMPDKTKDGPHVRRDMKLANIRPKLWPYDNSKTKKSFLPHAGYTLSKEEKRIFCECLHGIKVPTGYSSNIKRLVSMKDKRLIGMKSHDCHVMMQVILPIALRGLLQKHVRHTIVQLCLFFNAICSKVIDPKKLDDMQTDVVETLCKLEMCFPPSFF, from the coding sequence ATGTTGAATTTATTCAACATAAAAACGCTAGGTGGTTGGACTGATGAAAGTTATGATTTGTTGTTGGAAAAGCTACATGACATTCTTCCAGACGAGAATGACATTCCCAAGTCTACCTACTATGCCAAAAAACGGATGTGTCCACTAGGTTTAGAGTACATCAGGATACACGCATGTCCTAATGATTGTGTGCTTTATCGGAAGGAGTATGAAAATCTTGATGCTTGTCCAAAGTGCGGCGTATCGCGCTACAAGCGTAAGGGTTCAAACCCCAATCGCAAGAAGTGGCCACCGGCTAAGGTGTTATGGTATCTTCCAATAATACCAAGGTTTAAGCGCCTATTTTCAATTAAGGAGGAGGCAAAAAACTTGGTGTGGCATGatgaagggaggaagaaagatgggaaTATTAGACATCCTGCTGATGCTTTGCAGTGGAAACATATTGATGAAACCTTTCCCGAGTTTGGTAAAGAGGCTAGGAACCTAAGACTTGCATTAAGTACAGATGGGATGAACCCATATGGCACTCTTAGTTGTCAACATAGCACATGGCCGGTTCTTTTGTCGATTTAtaatttgcctccttggttgTGCATGAAGCAGAAATACATTATGCTGGCTCTCCTAATatctgggcctaaacaacccggtCATGACATAGATGTCTACTTGGCACCcctcattgaagatttgaaattgttgtgggaagAAGGTGTTCCGGTGTTTGATGCAGATACAAGTACAACCTTTACACTTCGTGCCATGATTTTTTGCACCATAAATGATTTCCCGGCGTATGGGAATTTGTCAGGGTATAAAAACAAAGGAGAGAAAGCATGCCCGATTTGTGAGGAGGAAATGATACCCCAACGATTGAAGCATTGTGGAAAAAATGTGTACATGCACACTAGAAGGCTCCTTCGTCGAGATCACCCTTATCGTAATAAGAAAAAAGAATTCAATGGGCATAAGGAGAAACGTACTATTCGTGAGCCTTTAACGGGAGTAGAATTGTATGAAAAAATCAAAGATGTGGAGACAATTTACGGGAAGCACAACACACCCACGACTAAGAAGGGTTTCCTTTGGAAAAAGGTGTCTGTATTCTGGTCTCTTGCTTATTGGAAACACCTGTCAGTTAGACATTGTCTTGATGTCATGCACATTGAAAAAAATGTATGTGATTCAATCATTGGTACTTTGTTGAATATGCCTGATAAAACAAAGGATGGGCCCCATGTTCGGAGAGATATGAAGCTTGCCAATATTCGACCAAAATTATGGCCCTATGataattccaaaacaaaaaagTCATTTTTACCTCATGCTGGCTACACATTGAGCAAAGAAGAGAAAAGGATATTTTGTGAGTGTTTGCATGGGATTAAGGTGCCTACAGGGTATTCGTCGAATATTAAGCGGTTAGTTTCAATGAAAGATAAGAGGTTGATCGGCATGAAGTCCCATGATTGTCATGTTATGATGCAAGTGATCCTACCAATTGCACTTCGAGGGCTTCTCCAAAAACATGTCAGGCATACTATTGTCCAACTTTGCCTTTTTTTCAATGCCATTTGCAGTAAGGTAATTGATCCGAAAAAACTTGATGATATGCAGACTGATGTTGTTGAAACATTATGCAAGTTGGAGATGTGTTTTCCACCCTCTTTTTTTTGA